The Sulfurimonas sp. genome includes a region encoding these proteins:
- a CDS encoding DMT family transporter: protein MQDTKNSTKYFVWMIIAMLFWGVAWTAGKVAAEHSTAEVAAFWRYAISFISIIPVVWFLKTPLKTDKIGFLYMLGAGVLTSLFNYLFFAGLANGQAGYGGTLVTSLAPIITYILSIPIFGTKVSIRQIAALFIGILGALTLLRVPFDGFAFLDMQSSYFLGCAVVWSLVTVISQKAAKRAHLMFYTFVVFGITAFINMLFALPYSPFDFGAYDNTFWITIIFIGVIPGTFSTALYFVSAGKIGAHKTGVFMFIVPVGAIVSSRIVYDEVLALSTIVGCLLAFAAVFLFNTRRTSKVSTYKL, encoded by the coding sequence ATGCAAGATACAAAAAATAGTACGAAATATTTTGTGTGGATGATTATAGCTATGCTTTTTTGGGGTGTTGCGTGGACGGCTGGCAAAGTTGCGGCGGAACATTCAACTGCCGAAGTCGCCGCATTTTGGCGTTATGCCATCTCTTTTATAAGCATAATTCCCGTCGTTTGGTTTTTAAAAACTCCGCTTAAAACGGATAAAATAGGTTTTTTGTATATGCTTGGTGCAGGGGTACTGACTTCACTGTTTAACTATCTTTTTTTTGCAGGACTTGCAAACGGTCAAGCGGGATACGGCGGCACGCTGGTAACATCTCTTGCTCCTATCATTACATATATTTTATCCATACCTATATTTGGAACAAAGGTATCCATTAGGCAAATAGCGGCTCTTTTTATAGGCATTTTAGGCGCTCTTACTCTTCTTCGCGTACCGTTTGACGGATTTGCGTTTTTAGATATGCAAAGTTCCTATTTTCTCGGATGTGCCGTAGTTTGGTCGCTTGTTACGGTGATTTCTCAAAAAGCTGCCAAAAGAGCACACCTGATGTTTTATACTTTTGTCGTTTTCGGGATTACGGCTTTTATAAATATGCTTTTTGCTCTGCCTTATAGTCCGTTTGATTTCGGGGCGTACGATAATACATTTTGGATAACGATTATATTTATAGGGGTGATTCCCGGAACATTCAGTACCGCTCTTTATTTTGTCTCAGCCGGTAAAATCGGAGCGCATAAAACAGGTGTATTTATGTTTATTGTTCCCGTCGGCGCAATTGTATCAAGCCGGATTGTGTATGACGAGGTGCTGGCTCTCTCGACGATCGTCGGATGTTTGTTGGCTTTTGCGGCAGTATTTCTCTTTAATACGAGAAGAACTTCTAAAGTTTCAACATATAAACTTTAA
- a CDS encoding ATP/GTP-binding protein has product MILKFGAKNFYSFKEGFEVDLTLNDKKASREVANVLAIKGANASGKTNVLKLLSFISSFAKNSFTEIKPDEPILIKSYFSNNEPIDMFIELRDNGVEYKYELSLTNKKVINETFYKKEKRWTKIIWRDDNKVNSIAQYDELKKIKLRENASLLSTASQYEIASVKHLYTLFTQIIINVHAHGRHEIPIDYQSASKFYYENKDVFKFIKEILKKSDTGIEDIEILDKEDKETGEKEYFPIFYFSKSKKEKFLTFQEQSSGTKELYRQLGLYKIALSNGKTLVLDEFDINLHPDLLPLLVDLFEDKKTNPYNAQMIFTTHHTEIMNKLGKYKIVLVNKEDNESFLYRLDEIPGDMIRNDRPITPIYNAGKIGGKPKILL; this is encoded by the coding sequence ATGATATTAAAATTTGGGGCAAAAAATTTTTATTCTTTTAAAGAGGGCTTTGAAGTTGATTTGACTTTGAATGATAAAAAAGCAAGTCGAGAAGTTGCAAATGTTTTGGCAATTAAGGGGGCTAATGCTTCAGGTAAAACAAATGTACTCAAACTTCTTTCATTTATTTCTTCATTTGCCAAAAATTCTTTTACAGAGATTAAACCTGATGAGCCAATTTTAATTAAATCATACTTTTCAAATAATGAGCCAATTGATATGTTTATAGAGTTACGAGATAATGGCGTCGAATATAAATATGAACTTTCTTTAACAAATAAAAAAGTTATAAATGAAACTTTTTATAAAAAAGAAAAAAGATGGACAAAAATTATTTGGAGAGATGATAATAAAGTTAATTCTATTGCTCAATATGATGAATTAAAAAAAATAAAACTCAGAGAAAATGCTTCTTTATTAAGCACTGCAAGCCAATATGAAATTGCATCTGTTAAACATTTATATACGCTTTTTACACAAATTATTATCAATGTACATGCACACGGAAGGCATGAAATACCAATAGATTATCAAAGTGCATCAAAATTTTATTATGAGAACAAAGATGTTTTTAAATTTATAAAAGAGATATTAAAAAAATCTGATACAGGTATTGAAGATATTGAGATATTGGATAAAGAAGATAAAGAAACAGGCGAAAAAGAGTATTTCCCAATTTTTTATTTTTCAAAAAGTAAAAAAGAAAAGTTCCTTACTTTTCAAGAACAGTCAAGCGGAACAAAAGAGTTATATAGACAATTAGGATTATATAAAATTGCTTTATCCAATGGTAAAACTCTTGTTTTAGATGAATTTGATATAAATCTTCATCCTGATTTATTACCTCTACTCGTTGATTTATTTGAAGATAAAAAAACAAATCCATATAATGCTCAAATGATTTTTACAACTCATCATACAGAAATAATGAACAAACTTGGAAAATATAAAATTGTATTGGTAAATAAAGAAGACAATGAGAGCTTTTTGTATAGGCTTGATGAAATTCCGGGTGATATGATAAGGAATGATAGACCTATTACTCCTATTTACAATGCAGGTAAAATAGGTGGAAAACCAAAGATATTACTATGA
- a CDS encoding nucleotidyltransferase family protein translates to MNKEQIIDYLKNKKPFLHEQFGISKIGLFGSYARGESTKNSDVDIIYEIDKNKKFSMFAYLKLNQYLEDNFHAKVDLVREATIKESLKNYISKDVIYV, encoded by the coding sequence ATGAATAAAGAACAAATTATAGATTATTTGAAAAATAAAAAACCATTCCTTCATGAGCAATTTGGGATAAGCAAAATAGGCTTATTTGGTTCATATGCAAGAGGCGAATCAACCAAAAATAGTGATGTTGACATTATTTATGAGATAGACAAAAATAAAAAATTTTCAATGTTTGCATATTTAAAATTAAATCAATATCTTGAAGATAATTTTCATGCTAAAGTTGACCTTGTAAGAGAGGCTACAATCAAAGAATCACTAAAAAATTATATATCAAAAGATGTGATATATGTTTAA
- a CDS encoding acetate kinase, whose product MKIAVINSGSSSIKFQLFSMPEGKILAHALVEKIGETGSRSIFEYGDKKREITTAVKTHHEGLKLINTLLSEHHIVAHFSELDAIAHRVVHGGESFKSAVLIDDAVIEKIKELILLAPLHNGANLEGILLSRKKAPNVPQIAVFDTAFHSTMSKEAYLYALPYEMYEKHKIRRYGFHGTSHSFVMKEAAKKMKKSPKELNMITLHLGNGSSACAIQNGISVDTSMGFTPLEGLMMGTRCGDIDPAITLYLQREAGFSAEDVDALLNKRSGLLGVCGSIDLREIEKRDDELSKTAIEMMARRVKKYIGSYMVLLGRVDALVFTAGIGENSHTLRAKILQNLEIFGVELDEEANRQNALLISKKSSRIKVFVIKTDEELEIARQSEEVLRKHK is encoded by the coding sequence ATGAAAATCGCCGTTATAAACTCAGGGAGTTCCTCTATAAAATTTCAGCTTTTTTCTATGCCCGAGGGCAAGATTTTGGCACACGCTTTGGTTGAAAAAATAGGCGAAACAGGCTCAAGAAGCATATTTGAGTACGGTGATAAAAAAAGAGAGATTACGACTGCCGTAAAAACACATCACGAGGGTTTAAAGCTCATAAATACACTCTTAAGTGAGCATCACATCGTAGCGCATTTCAGCGAACTTGATGCGATAGCCCATAGAGTCGTGCACGGCGGAGAGAGTTTTAAGAGTGCCGTTTTGATAGATGATGCGGTTATAGAGAAGATAAAAGAGCTGATTTTGCTTGCACCGCTTCATAACGGAGCAAATTTGGAGGGGATTTTACTCAGCAGAAAAAAAGCTCCGAATGTGCCTCAGATAGCAGTTTTTGATACCGCATTTCACTCAACTATGTCAAAAGAGGCATATCTTTACGCGCTGCCTTATGAGATGTATGAAAAACACAAAATCAGAAGATACGGCTTTCACGGAACATCTCACTCCTTTGTTATGAAAGAGGCGGCAAAGAAGATGAAGAAAAGCCCAAAAGAGCTAAATATGATAACGCTTCATCTTGGAAACGGCTCTAGCGCATGTGCCATACAAAACGGCATAAGCGTCGATACATCTATGGGTTTTACTCCGCTTGAGGGGCTTATGATGGGAACAAGATGCGGAGATATCGACCCCGCTATAACACTCTATCTTCAAAGAGAAGCGGGTTTTAGCGCAGAGGATGTCGATGCTCTTTTAAACAAACGCTCCGGACTTTTAGGAGTTTGCGGGAGTATTGATTTAAGAGAGATAGAAAAAAGAGATGATGAACTCTCCAAAACGGCGATTGAGATGATGGCGCGAAGAGTTAAAAAATATATAGGCTCTTATATGGTTCTGCTTGGCAGAGTTGATGCGTTAGTATTTACGGCAGGAATAGGCGAAAATTCGCATACGCTAAGAGCAAAAATCTTACAAAATTTAGAGATATTCGGAGTTGAACTCGATGAAGAGGCAAACAGACAAAATGCCCTCCTGATATCAAAAAAGTCAAGCAGAATAAAAGTTTTTGTTATAAAAACAGATGAGGAGTTGGAGATAGCGAGGCAGAGTGAAGAGGTGTTGAGAAAGCACAAATAA
- a CDS encoding HepT-like ribonuclease domain-containing protein has translation MFNTNRDWKVYAVAKAFENIGEAVKQLPKEITKNYPNIPWSEIAKMRDVLTHHYFGLDDKVLWDTLDEDFEQFWQTVKEISKK, from the coding sequence ATGTTTAATACAAACAGAGATTGGAAAGTGTATGCTGTCGCAAAAGCCTTTGAAAACATAGGTGAAGCGGTAAAACAGCTTCCAAAAGAGATTACAAAAAACTATCCGAACATACCATGGAGCGAAATCGCTAAAATGAGAGATGTATTAACACATCACTACTTCGGTTTAGATGATAAAGTCCTTTGGGATACGCTAGACGAGGATTTTGAACAGTTTTGGCAAACAGTAAAAGAAATATCTAAAAAATAG
- the pta gene encoding phosphate acetyltransferase, whose translation MKIKSLYISAQEKNVGTLFVSMGMMEVLKRNLHRVAFFRPVILSKNIRDKDIDFILKRYNLDVNYEDAYGFDIDYVEGMIASKRTDELINELIEKFKKLEESYDFVLCEGIRRAFLTSTIDYDLNMLLAQNFGSSIINILNAKDKSVQDIYENILIENENLSAHDCSRFATFVSRFDDKERLELKQKLKGNDSNIYILKEMKELDIPTIEDVIEVLDAKTELIFQNCNTRIVRGFNIAALGVDNFLDKMQEDDLVIVSADRSDIILGIIGAFYSNRYPKISGILFVSNILLHPNIQKVISGLKNYNIPILSVPTDTYETAKKLSHIYSKLRVSSERKIALALGLFNSSVDIKAIEAKIQTQKSEVMTPMMFEYKLFETARQNRKKIVLPESTDERILRAVEIILRRDVADIILLGDEDEIREHYQRFGLDLSKATVIDPGKSNLREEFSHLFYEMRKAKGLTLQNARDAMTHLNYFATMMVHLGYADGMVSGAIHATADTIRPALQIIKTTSEVSLVSSLFFMCLKTKVLVYGDCALNQNPNAAELAQIALSCASTALAFGIEPKVAMLSYSTGESGSGEDVDKVREATQIVKSVRPDLEIEGPIQYDAAIDKEVAMIKLPNSKVAGAASVFIFPDLNTGNNTYKAVQRSSGAIAIGPILQGLKKPVNDLSRGCSVADIVNTILITAIQAGQK comes from the coding sequence ATGAAGATAAAATCGCTCTACATATCCGCACAAGAGAAAAATGTAGGTACTCTTTTTGTATCTATGGGAATGATGGAAGTGTTAAAGAGAAACTTGCATAGAGTTGCCTTTTTCCGCCCTGTAATCCTTTCAAAAAATATTCGCGACAAAGATATTGATTTTATTTTAAAGAGATATAACCTTGATGTGAATTATGAAGATGCTTACGGTTTTGATATAGATTATGTTGAGGGTATGATTGCTTCAAAACGCACGGATGAGCTTATAAATGAGCTAATCGAGAAGTTTAAAAAGCTGGAAGAGAGTTATGACTTTGTTCTTTGTGAGGGGATTCGGAGGGCATTTTTGACATCTACGATAGATTATGACTTAAATATGCTTCTTGCGCAAAATTTCGGTTCGTCAATCATAAACATTTTAAATGCAAAAGATAAATCGGTACAGGATATTTACGAAAACATATTGATAGAGAATGAAAATTTATCGGCGCATGACTGTTCCCGTTTTGCTACATTTGTAAGCAGGTTTGATGATAAAGAGCGCCTTGAACTCAAACAAAAGCTAAAGGGTAACGACTCAAATATTTATATTTTAAAAGAGATGAAAGAGTTGGATATTCCGACGATTGAGGATGTCATAGAGGTACTTGATGCCAAAACGGAACTCATTTTTCAAAACTGCAACACGAGAATCGTAAGAGGTTTTAATATAGCGGCACTCGGCGTTGATAACTTTTTAGACAAGATGCAAGAGGACGATTTGGTTATAGTTTCGGCGGACAGGTCGGATATCATCTTAGGAATTATCGGTGCGTTTTACTCAAATCGGTATCCAAAAATAAGCGGAATTCTCTTTGTGTCAAACATACTGCTCCATCCAAATATACAAAAGGTTATATCGGGACTAAAAAACTACAATATCCCTATCTTGTCGGTACCTACGGATACTTATGAAACCGCAAAAAAATTATCTCACATCTACTCAAAACTAAGAGTAAGCAGCGAGAGGAAGATAGCATTGGCTCTCGGACTTTTTAACTCAAGCGTAGATATAAAAGCCATAGAAGCAAAGATACAGACGCAAAAAAGCGAAGTTATGACTCCTATGATGTTTGAGTATAAACTCTTTGAGACGGCGCGTCAAAATAGAAAAAAGATAGTTTTGCCGGAGAGTACCGACGAGAGAATTTTAAGAGCGGTTGAGATAATTCTTCGCCGTGATGTAGCGGATATCATACTTTTGGGAGACGAAGATGAGATAAGAGAACATTATCAAAGATTTGGTCTTGATTTAAGCAAAGCTACCGTTATCGACCCCGGTAAATCAAATCTTAGGGAGGAGTTTTCGCACCTTTTTTACGAGATGAGAAAAGCGAAAGGACTTACTCTTCAAAATGCCAGAGATGCGATGACGCATTTAAACTATTTTGCAACGATGATGGTGCATTTGGGATATGCCGACGGGATGGTAAGCGGTGCGATTCACGCGACCGCAGATACCATAAGACCGGCTCTTCAAATCATAAAAACTACTTCAGAGGTTAGCCTAGTTTCAAGCCTCTTTTTTATGTGTTTAAAGACAAAAGTTTTGGTTTACGGCGATTGCGCGCTTAACCAAAATCCAAATGCCGCCGAACTCGCTCAAATAGCGCTCTCTTGTGCTTCAACCGCACTTGCTTTCGGGATTGAACCCAAAGTGGCGATGCTCTCATACTCAACGGGAGAAAGCGGAAGCGGGGAAGATGTAGATAAAGTAAGAGAGGCTACGCAAATCGTAAAATCTGTCCGACCCGACTTGGAGATTGAGGGTCCTATACAGTATGATGCGGCGATTGACAAAGAAGTGGCGATGATAAAACTTCCAAACTCAAAAGTAGCGGGAGCGGCAAGCGTCTTTATATTTCCTGATTTAAATACGGGGAACAACACCTATAAGGCCGTTCAACGCTCAAGCGGTGCCATAGCCATAGGACCGATTTTACAAGGGCTGAAAAAACCCGTAAATGATCTCAGCCGCGGATGCAGTGTCGCCGACATCGTAAACACTATCTTGATTACCGCGATTCAAGCGGGGCAGAAATGA
- a CDS encoding MmcQ/YjbR family DNA-binding protein, which produces MNFAELDAYLLAKKGATFDYPFDKTVRVYRVADKMFALTADEEPLSINLKCDPIYALELRSLYESLKGGYHMNKKHWNTVTLGGDVDDALVKELIDHSYELVYDKLTKKQKELLM; this is translated from the coding sequence ATGAATTTTGCCGAGTTAGATGCCTATTTGCTTGCTAAAAAAGGTGCTACATTTGATTACCCTTTTGATAAAACGGTGCGGGTCTATCGTGTTGCTGACAAAATGTTTGCACTTACGGCAGACGAAGAACCGTTATCCATAAACCTAAAATGCGACCCCATCTACGCCCTAGAACTCCGCTCTTTGTATGAGTCTCTAAAAGGCGGCTACCACATGAACAAAAAACACTGGAACACCGTAACACTCGGCGGCGATGTGGATGATGCACTCGTCAAAGAACTTATAGACCACTCGTATGAGCTTGTTTACGATAAACTTACCAAAAAACAAAAAGAGTTACTTATGTAA
- a CDS encoding SUV3 C-terminal domain-containing protein produces MAKKNKKNSKINQKIKHYFDDDPFDVGIARVSSQTLSELFTTLGIYDIDQSKDMLVKTARMMWSEADNDFRADILKFFAHEGKIYKSTTPKESNPDREDKIDMLIGELDVSHEEAVLLHEAFADVRSKKITIEKMESKLRHIRYNLKKERIQKRVDGVFDIDDSLEFNASLHYILYGQNFHKILTLNTKVYEYDHLQNGDEASLIKEISEEKERVTEKKQQEIESFIKNLSDPHPYLTQKEILNALRATPPKTKVSYPLLKESVLLSILSGELGEIELELHDEELLIAFEQSCKLPYINKEQPYTLELHIELNSLLEDIWKGNRLDFSQVINESKKEHEEQFLNDLASLVEECGSYAALLHLSREALHTKVYELLLELLPISLNISPKIARKTVKRFIHSIQDEIVKKQRYTLLARTIRDFKNLFPLARDMRRKLTLHIGPTNSGKTYQAMQKLKDADTGYYLAPLRLLALEGYEDLRDSGINASLITGEEQILDEDATHISSTIEMVNFDVDVDVCVIDEVQMLDDRDRGWAWANAIIGAPAKEIIMTGSPNAKEAIVALAAYLGEELEIIEFERKNPLTLLESPVHEKDVEESTAIIAFTRKDVLKLKQTFSKYFSVSVVYGNLSPEVRREEARRFRSGETQILVATDAIAMGMNLPIKTILFSKAEKFDGVNDRSLLPSEIHQISGRAGRYGLHEKGYVGALSADVLSIIKKNFHKEAKTITIPFKVMANLDHIKLVGSILEEKSLHEILKFFVKNMEFDGPFMATNLDDMLEASILVDGYDLDLTTKYHLACAPLTLKSPYITAAYESYLMALEKKMPVTYTTPPLIGSYAQTTDELLRAEDMVKEISLYLWLSYRFGDYFVDAQRARASRGILNKFIENSLQQGQLATKCRMCATPLPPNSPYGICQACFKKNYTGQGIKNRGYRSK; encoded by the coding sequence ATGGCAAAGAAAAATAAGAAAAACTCAAAAATAAACCAAAAAATAAAACACTATTTTGACGATGATCCGTTTGATGTAGGAATCGCAAGGGTGAGTTCGCAGACACTAAGCGAGCTTTTTACGACTCTGGGCATATATGATATCGACCAAAGCAAAGATATGCTTGTAAAAACTGCAAGAATGATGTGGAGCGAGGCGGATAATGATTTTCGCGCAGACATTTTAAAGTTTTTTGCGCATGAGGGCAAAATCTACAAATCTACGACTCCAAAAGAGTCAAATCCCGATAGAGAAGATAAGATAGATATGCTCATAGGCGAGTTGGATGTCAGCCACGAAGAGGCTGTGCTGCTTCATGAGGCGTTTGCGGATGTGAGAAGCAAAAAGATTACCATTGAGAAGATGGAGTCTAAGCTTCGCCACATTCGGTATAACCTAAAAAAAGAGCGTATTCAAAAGAGAGTTGACGGAGTTTTCGATATTGACGACTCTTTAGAGTTTAACGCCTCTCTTCATTATATTCTTTACGGGCAAAATTTTCATAAGATACTTACGCTAAACACAAAAGTGTATGAGTATGACCATCTGCAAAACGGCGATGAAGCATCACTTATAAAAGAGATATCGGAAGAAAAAGAGCGTGTTACTGAGAAAAAACAGCAGGAGATAGAGAGTTTTATAAAAAATCTGTCAGATCCTCATCCGTATCTAACCCAAAAAGAGATTTTAAATGCGCTTCGTGCAACGCCGCCAAAAACAAAGGTTTCATATCCGCTTTTAAAAGAGAGTGTCCTTTTGAGTATTCTATCAGGAGAGCTTGGCGAGATTGAACTTGAACTTCACGATGAGGAACTTTTGATTGCTTTTGAACAGAGCTGTAAACTTCCCTATATAAACAAAGAGCAGCCTTACACTTTAGAACTGCATATTGAACTAAACTCGCTATTAGAGGATATTTGGAAAGGCAACAGGCTTGATTTTAGCCAAGTGATAAACGAATCCAAAAAAGAGCACGAAGAGCAGTTTTTAAATGATTTGGCATCTTTGGTTGAGGAGTGCGGCTCTTATGCGGCGCTGCTTCATCTAAGCCGTGAAGCACTGCACACTAAAGTTTATGAACTATTGCTTGAACTGCTGCCGATATCACTAAATATCTCGCCAAAAATTGCACGAAAAACCGTTAAAAGATTTATACACTCTATCCAAGATGAGATAGTTAAAAAGCAGAGATATACCTTGCTTGCACGAACCATAAGAGATTTTAAAAATCTTTTTCCGCTTGCAAGAGATATGCGAAGAAAACTCACTCTGCATATAGGACCTACAAACAGCGGAAAAACATATCAGGCTATGCAGAAACTAAAAGACGCCGATACGGGCTATTATCTGGCACCGCTTAGACTATTGGCGTTAGAGGGCTATGAGGATTTAAGGGACAGCGGTATAAACGCATCTTTGATTACGGGCGAGGAGCAGATTTTAGATGAAGATGCAACTCATATAAGTTCGACTATCGAGATGGTAAATTTTGATGTAGATGTTGATGTCTGCGTTATCGATGAAGTTCAAATGCTAGACGACCGTGACCGCGGTTGGGCGTGGGCAAACGCTATCATCGGCGCACCTGCAAAAGAGATTATCATGACCGGCTCGCCAAACGCAAAAGAGGCTATTGTCGCACTTGCCGCGTATTTGGGCGAAGAGCTGGAGATAATAGAGTTTGAGAGAAAAAATCCGCTTACCCTTTTGGAATCTCCGGTGCATGAAAAAGATGTAGAAGAGAGTACGGCAATCATAGCTTTTACCAGAAAAGATGTCTTAAAATTAAAACAAACATTCTCCAAATATTTCAGCGTTAGCGTTGTTTACGGAAATCTCTCTCCCGAGGTTAGACGCGAAGAGGCAAGAAGATTTAGAAGCGGCGAAACACAGATTTTGGTTGCAACGGATGCCATAGCTATGGGGATGAATCTACCCATCAAAACCATACTTTTCTCAAAAGCCGAAAAGTTTGACGGTGTAAATGACAGAAGCCTGCTGCCGAGTGAAATTCATCAGATTTCAGGTCGCGCGGGAAGATACGGTTTGCACGAAAAAGGGTATGTCGGAGCTTTAAGTGCTGATGTTTTGAGCATAATAAAAAAGAATTTTCACAAAGAAGCAAAAACTATAACCATCCCTTTTAAAGTGATGGCAAATCTCGATCACATCAAGCTTGTGGGAAGCATACTAGAAGAGAAGTCGCTGCACGAGATTTTAAAGTTTTTCGTAAAAAATATGGAGTTTGACGGTCCGTTTATGGCAACAAACTTAGATGATATGCTTGAAGCTTCTATTTTAGTTGACGGTTATGATTTGGATTTAACTACAAAATACCATCTGGCATGTGCGCCGCTGACTCTAAAATCCCCATATATCACTGCGGCTTATGAGAGTTACTTGATGGCGTTAGAGAAAAAAATGCCCGTGACATACACGACTCCGCCGCTCATCGGAAGCTATGCGCAGACTACCGACGAACTGCTACGCGCCGAAGATATGGTAAAAGAGATTTCACTCTATCTATGGTTAAGCTATAGGTTCGGCGACTACTTCGTAGATGCGCAAAGAGCAAGAGCATCAAGAGGGATTTTAAACAAGTTTATAGAAAACTCGCTCCAGCAGGGTCAACTTGCAACAAAATGCAGAATGTGCGCCACACCGCTCCCGCCAAACTCACCCTACGGCATTTGTCAGGCATGTTTTAAGAAAAACTATACGGGACAAGGTATAAAAAACAGAGGATACCGAAGCAAATAA
- a CDS encoding peptidylprolyl isomerase, with product MDKIKKNTLVSMLIKLEDEEGNIIDDSEELMYLHGGYGQIFQKLEDEFEGKKAGYSFHVTLTPAEAYGEYDEALHVKELLEDLPDGIFVGTELDGEEEGIVYVVESMDEKYAILNANHELAGVALVASGKILEIEHLSDEAAEELLEGEHRH from the coding sequence ATGGATAAAATCAAAAAAAATACACTCGTGTCAATGCTTATAAAGTTGGAAGATGAAGAGGGCAACATCATTGATGACAGCGAGGAACTTATGTATCTTCACGGCGGTTACGGTCAAATCTTTCAAAAGCTAGAAGATGAATTTGAGGGAAAAAAAGCAGGCTATAGCTTTCATGTTACGCTCACTCCTGCGGAAGCTTATGGAGAGTATGATGAGGCTCTACATGTAAAAGAGTTGCTCGAAGATTTACCGGATGGTATTTTCGTAGGCACAGAACTTGACGGCGAAGAGGAAGGCATCGTTTATGTTGTTGAGAGCATGGACGAAAAGTACGCAATCCTAAACGCAAATCATGAACTGGCAGGTGTCGCACTTGTAGCAAGCGGCAAGATTTTGGAGATAGAACATCTTTCGGATGAAGCGGCGGAAGAGCTGCTTGAGGGGGAGCATCGGCATTGA
- a CDS encoding GNAT family N-acetyltransferase, with amino-acid sequence MLTYRIAKVEDIKELCRLLNELFTQEAEFLPDEASQERALAKIISDESIGEIFVASQDGEIVAMVNILYTLSTALGAKVAILEDMIVDKRYRGQDIGSSMMEFALEYIKAKGCKRVTLLSDGDNFKAHKFYEKHGFVKSAMIPFRKIML; translated from the coding sequence ATGCTAACTTACAGAATCGCAAAAGTTGAAGATATAAAAGAGTTGTGCAGGCTTTTAAATGAACTTTTTACGCAAGAGGCGGAATTTTTGCCCGATGAGGCGTCCCAAGAGAGAGCATTGGCGAAAATAATCTCGGATGAGAGTATAGGAGAGATTTTTGTTGCTTCACAGGATGGTGAAATAGTCGCAATGGTAAATATCTTATATACCCTCTCAACGGCTTTGGGAGCAAAAGTGGCTATTTTGGAAGATATGATTGTGGATAAACGGTATCGTGGGCAAGATATCGGTTCGTCTATGATGGAGTTTGCGCTAGAGTACATAAAAGCAAAAGGGTGTAAACGCGTTACGCTTCTTAGTGATGGCGATAACTTCAAAGCTCATAAGTTTTATGAAAAACACGGCTTTGTAAAATCCGCTATGATACCTTTTAGAAAAATTATGTTATAG